From a region of the Tachypleus tridentatus isolate NWPU-2018 chromosome 1, ASM421037v1, whole genome shotgun sequence genome:
- the LOC143233473 gene encoding glutamate--cysteine ligase catalytic subunit-like: MRILNNPHPLNFEELLEHVDKVRNLACRQFIYHYNQHKYRRDDPFMWGDEIEGHIMKLNQESKTVRLHLCASKILKNLREKSKSLVGLWSDEVMESMLESCPKEPYGDVLECCDEVEKNMKERRKEVLANLGENETYLTLTMFPRFGCRYFTEPSYDPTPDSGILRSLFIPDESLCQDNTVYRTCVINSQKERNTRHGKYSNF; encoded by the coding sequence ATGAGAATATTAAATAACCCACATCCTCTAAATTTTGAAGAATTGCTAGAACACGTAGATAAAGTGCGAAATCTAGCATGTCGTCAGTTTATTTACCACTACAACCAACACAAGTATAGAAGAGATGATCCGTTCATGTGGGGTGACGAGATTGAAGGCCATATTATGAAGCTCAACCAAGAAAGTAAAACAGTAAGACTACATTTGTGCGCTTccaaaattttaaagaatttgcGTGAAAAGAGCAAGTCACTGGTTGGTTTGTGGTCGGACGAAGTCATGGAATCTATGTTAGAGAGTTGCCCCAAAGAGCCATATGGAGATGTTTTGGAGTGCTGTGATGAAGTTGAGAAAAACATGAAAGAACGAAGAAAAGAAGTGTTAGCGAACCTTGGAGAAAACGAAACCTACTTAACGTTAACAATGTTCCCACGGTTTGGGTGTAGATATTTCACCGAACCATCGTATGACCCTACACCAGATTCTGGTATCTTGAGATCCTTATTTATACCAGATGAATCTCTGTGTCAGGATAACACAGTGTACAGGACATGTGTCATTAATTCTCAAAAGGAGAGAAACACGAGGCATGGTAAATATTCCAATTTTTAA